In Pyrus communis chromosome 1, drPyrComm1.1, whole genome shotgun sequence, the following are encoded in one genomic region:
- the LOC137747006 gene encoding uncharacterized protein, translating into MEVEPSPPVVAKKLWNLVRIMFFMLRKGLSKSKLIVDLHLMLKRGKLAGKALANNLMLHHTSAFSCRSNDAVSFVTPREYEFSCSNSPAIHNPFHFNKRNKHHHHYFPKSTSAYQYDDVSTMSAVQKVLEMLNNEMAVEVSPLVTLPGFGKSPMVRQLRITDSPFPLKDEGDSQVDKEAEEFIKRFYKDLKLQKRSAALESPSYRAMRGR; encoded by the coding sequence ATGGAAGTAGAGCCAAGCCCACCAGTTGTGGCAAAGAAATTGTGGAACTTAGTACGCATAATGTTCTTCATGTTGCGCAAAGGCTTATCCAAAAGCAAGCTTATTGTCGACCTCCATTTGATGCTCAAACGTGGCAAGCTAGCAGGCAAGGCATTAGCCAACAACCTCATGCTCCACCACACCTCCGCCTTCAGCTGCCGCTCAAACGACGCTGTCTCCTTCGTCACTCCCCGAGAGTACGAGTTCAGCTGCAGCAACAGCCCCGCCATTCACAACCCTTTTCATTTCAACAAGCGCAAcaaacaccaccaccactattTTCCCAAATCAACCAGTGCGTACCAATACGACGACGTTAGCACTATGAGTGCAGTTCAGAAGGTGCTTGAGATGTTGAACAATGAGATGGCGGTGGAGGTCTCGCCGCTTGTGACATTGCCAGGGTTTGGGAAGAGCCCTATGGTGAGGCAGCTGAGGATAACGGACTCCCCGTTTCCGTTAAAGGACGAAGGTGATAGCCAGGTGGACAAGGAAGCTGAGGAGTTTATTAAGAGATTTTACAAGGATCTCAAGTTGCAGAAACGATCGGCTGCCCTCGAATCTCCGTCATACCGTGCCATGCGCGGTCGATGA
- the LOC137737091 gene encoding golgin candidate 1-like isoform X3, with protein sequence MAAWLKAAEGLFEVVDRRAKLVVSELDDQSPSQSPASNGQESQANKRKMLKTKAQKRQSMIESQKISDSAREQISTLASQADVTPEIDSDVHLNENDGTPSADPTSQTINDQQQNLDKDTTISIPLTETWAFEVDESNVKQAEASTTIADREAITSTSNDKIVNEIASDGREEHPLLSSANEVEFVDENHQVGSVDAGQDNKSRAPDFHPEIDRGRSESTPDSISNSETQSKVTDGNEELVVEKTKQLEHKSGSSPVKVQERDQIEEAQGLLKTAVSTGQSKEARLARVCAGLSSRLQEYKSENAQLEELLVSERELSKSYEARIKQLQKDLSTSQSEVTRIESNMVEALAAKNSEIEALASSMDGIKKQAALSEGSLASLQANMESMMRNRELTETRMMQALREELSSVERRADEERSAHNATKMAAMEREVELEHRALEASTALARIQRIADERTAKASELDQKLALLEVECANLNQELQDMEAKVRRGQKKSPEEANQAIQAWQEEVDRAHQGQRDAEGKLSSLEAEVQKMRVEMASMKRDAEHYSRQEHVELEKRYRELTDLLYYKQTQLETMASEKAAAEFHLEKEMKHIKETQVEAERSRVSRRASASWEEDAEMKALEPLPLHHRHMAGASIQLQKAAKLLDSGAVRATRFLWQYPTARLILLFYLVFVHLFLMYLLHRLQAQAEDFSAREVAESMGLGNTNLP encoded by the exons ATGGCTGCGTGGCTCAAAGCTGCTGAAG GTTTGTTTGAAGTTGTTGATCGAAGGGCAAAGCTGGTTGTCAGTGAGTTGGATGATCAGTCGCCTTCCCAGTCACCAG CTTCTAATGGGCAAGAATCTCAAGCTAATAAGAGGAAAATGTTGAAGACCAAG GCTCAAAAGAGGCAGTCCATGATTGAATCTCAGAAAATAAGTGATTCTGCACGTGAACAGATCAGTACGTTGGCATCACAAGCAGATGTGACACCTGAAATAGACAGTGATGTTCATTTAAATGAAAATGACGGGACACCCTCTGCAGATCCGACAAGTCAAACCATCAATGACCAGCAACAAAATCTTGACAAAGATACCACAATAAGCATTCCCTTAACAGAGACATGGGCATTTGAAGTCGATGAGAGTAATGTTAAACAAGCAGAAGCTTCAACAACTATTGCTGATAGGGAAGCTATTACATCAACTTCTAATGATAAGATTGTCAATGAGATTGCCTCAGATGGTCGTGAAGAACATCCTTTGCTGTCATCTGCCAATGAAGTTGAGTTTGTGGATGAAAACCATCAGGTTGGATCAGTTGATGCTGGCCAAGATAACAAATCTAGAGCTCCTGATTTTCATCCAGAAATTGACCGAGGGAGATCAGAATCTACCCCTGATTCCATCAGTAACAGCGAAACTCAATCGAAAGTCACTGATGGCAATGAAGAACTGGTTGTTGAGAAAACTAAGCAACTTGAGCATAAATCTGGCAGCTCTCCAGTGAAAGTACAGGAACGGGATCAAATTGAGGAG GCTCAAGGATTGCTTAAAACCGCTGTATCCACTGGTCAGTCTAAAGAGGCAAGGCTAGCAAGG GTTTGTGCTGGACTTTCGTCTCGACTTCAAGAAtacaaatctgaaaatgcacagCTAGAGGAACTTCTCGTGTCAGAG AGAGAGCTGAGCAAGTCATATGAGGCTCGCATAAAGCAACTACAAAAAGATTTGTCCACGTCCCAAAGTGAAGTGACAAGAATAGAGTCAAATATGGTTGAGGCCTTGGCGGCTAAGAATTCTGAAATCGAGGCCCTTGCCAGTTCCATGGATGGAATTAAGAAACAGGCTGCCTTATCTGAAGGGAGTCTGGCTTCACTGCAG GCAAACATGGAGTCTATGATGAGAAATAGGGAGCTGACAGAGACAAGGATGATGCAG GCTCTTCGAGAGGAGTTGTCTTCTGTAGAACGTAGAGCAGACGAGGAGCGTTCCGCACATAATGCTACCAAAATG GCTGCCATGGAAAGGGAAGTAGAACTGGAACACAGAGCCCTTGAGGCATCCACAGCCCTTGCAAGGATCCAG AGAATAGCAGATGAGAGGACCGCAAAGGCATCAGAGCTTGACCAGAAGTTGGCATTGCTTGAG GTTGAATGTGCCAATTTAAATCAAGAGCTGCAAGATATGGAAGCTAAAGTTCGGCGTGGGCAAAAGAAGTCACCAGAAGAGGCAAATCAAGCAATTCAG GCATGGCAGGAAGAAGTGGACCGTGCACACCAAGGTCAGAGGGATGCAGAGGGCAAGCTTTCTTCTTTGGAG GCCGAAGTCCAAAAAATGAGAGTTGAGATGGCTTCCATGAAGAGGGATGCAGAGCATTACTCGCGCCAG GAACACGTGGAGCTAGAGAAGCGCTATCGTGAACTCACTGATCTACTG TACTACAAGCAAACACAATTAGAAACCATGGCTAGTGAAAAGGCCGCAGCAGAGTTTCACTTGGAAAAAGAAATGAAGCATATCAAGGAAACACAG GTGGAGGCCGAAAGAAGTAGGGTTTCTCGCCGGGCATCAGCTTCCTGGGAAGAGGACGCTGAAATGAAGGCACTTGA GCCTCTTCCGTTGCATCACCGTCATATGGCTGGGGCAAGCATTCAG TTGCAGAAGGCAGCTAAACTATTAGATTCAGGAGCTGTCAGAGCCACAAGATTTCTCTGGCAGTATCCAACAGCCCGACTTATCTTGCTATTCTACCTG GTATTTGTGCATCTCTTCTTGATGTATTTGCTGCATCGCCTTCAG GCTCAAGCAGAAGATTTTTCGGCTAGAGAAGTTGCAGAGTCTATGGGACTTGGTAACACTAACTTACCATGA
- the LOC137737091 gene encoding golgin candidate 1-like isoform X1 yields the protein MAAWLKAAEGLFEVVDRRAKLVVSELDDQSPSQSPASNGQESQANKRKMLKTKAQKRQSMIESQKISDSAREQISTLASQADVTPEIDSDVHLNENDGTPSADPTSQTINDQQQNLDKDTTISIPLTETWAFEVDESNVKQAEASTTIADREAITSTSNDKIVNEIASDGREEHPLLSSANEVEFVDENHQVGSVDAGQDNKSRAPDFHPEIDRGRSESTPDSISNSETQSKVTDGNEELVVEKTKQLEHKSGSSPVKVQERDQIEEAQGLLKTAVSTGQSKEARLARVCAGLSSRLQEYKSENAQLEELLVSERELSKSYEARIKQLQKDLSTSQSEVTRIESNMVEALAAKNSEIEALASSMDGIKKQAALSEGSLASLQANMESMMRNRELTETRMMQALREELSSVERRADEERSAHNATKMAAMEREVELEHRALEASTALARIQRIADERTAKASELDQKLALLEVECANLNQELQDMEAKVRRGQKKSPEEANQAIQVQAWQEEVDRAHQGQRDAEGKLSSLEAEVQKMRVEMASMKRDAEHYSRQEHVELEKRYRELTDLLVMSLKNSYLHGQILHLYDTSYSIYFQYYKQTQLETMASEKAAAEFHLEKEMKHIKETQVEAERSRVSRRASASWEEDAEMKALEPLPLHHRHMAGASIQLQKAAKLLDSGAVRATRFLWQYPTARLILLFYLVFVHLFLMYLLHRLQAQAEDFSAREVAESMGLGNTNLP from the exons ATGGCTGCGTGGCTCAAAGCTGCTGAAG GTTTGTTTGAAGTTGTTGATCGAAGGGCAAAGCTGGTTGTCAGTGAGTTGGATGATCAGTCGCCTTCCCAGTCACCAG CTTCTAATGGGCAAGAATCTCAAGCTAATAAGAGGAAAATGTTGAAGACCAAG GCTCAAAAGAGGCAGTCCATGATTGAATCTCAGAAAATAAGTGATTCTGCACGTGAACAGATCAGTACGTTGGCATCACAAGCAGATGTGACACCTGAAATAGACAGTGATGTTCATTTAAATGAAAATGACGGGACACCCTCTGCAGATCCGACAAGTCAAACCATCAATGACCAGCAACAAAATCTTGACAAAGATACCACAATAAGCATTCCCTTAACAGAGACATGGGCATTTGAAGTCGATGAGAGTAATGTTAAACAAGCAGAAGCTTCAACAACTATTGCTGATAGGGAAGCTATTACATCAACTTCTAATGATAAGATTGTCAATGAGATTGCCTCAGATGGTCGTGAAGAACATCCTTTGCTGTCATCTGCCAATGAAGTTGAGTTTGTGGATGAAAACCATCAGGTTGGATCAGTTGATGCTGGCCAAGATAACAAATCTAGAGCTCCTGATTTTCATCCAGAAATTGACCGAGGGAGATCAGAATCTACCCCTGATTCCATCAGTAACAGCGAAACTCAATCGAAAGTCACTGATGGCAATGAAGAACTGGTTGTTGAGAAAACTAAGCAACTTGAGCATAAATCTGGCAGCTCTCCAGTGAAAGTACAGGAACGGGATCAAATTGAGGAG GCTCAAGGATTGCTTAAAACCGCTGTATCCACTGGTCAGTCTAAAGAGGCAAGGCTAGCAAGG GTTTGTGCTGGACTTTCGTCTCGACTTCAAGAAtacaaatctgaaaatgcacagCTAGAGGAACTTCTCGTGTCAGAG AGAGAGCTGAGCAAGTCATATGAGGCTCGCATAAAGCAACTACAAAAAGATTTGTCCACGTCCCAAAGTGAAGTGACAAGAATAGAGTCAAATATGGTTGAGGCCTTGGCGGCTAAGAATTCTGAAATCGAGGCCCTTGCCAGTTCCATGGATGGAATTAAGAAACAGGCTGCCTTATCTGAAGGGAGTCTGGCTTCACTGCAG GCAAACATGGAGTCTATGATGAGAAATAGGGAGCTGACAGAGACAAGGATGATGCAG GCTCTTCGAGAGGAGTTGTCTTCTGTAGAACGTAGAGCAGACGAGGAGCGTTCCGCACATAATGCTACCAAAATG GCTGCCATGGAAAGGGAAGTAGAACTGGAACACAGAGCCCTTGAGGCATCCACAGCCCTTGCAAGGATCCAG AGAATAGCAGATGAGAGGACCGCAAAGGCATCAGAGCTTGACCAGAAGTTGGCATTGCTTGAG GTTGAATGTGCCAATTTAAATCAAGAGCTGCAAGATATGGAAGCTAAAGTTCGGCGTGGGCAAAAGAAGTCACCAGAAGAGGCAAATCAAGCAATTCAG GTGCAGGCATGGCAGGAAGAAGTGGACCGTGCACACCAAGGTCAGAGGGATGCAGAGGGCAAGCTTTCTTCTTTGGAG GCCGAAGTCCAAAAAATGAGAGTTGAGATGGCTTCCATGAAGAGGGATGCAGAGCATTACTCGCGCCAG GAACACGTGGAGCTAGAGAAGCGCTATCGTGAACTCACTGATCTACTGGTAATGTCACTCAAGAACAGTTATTTACATGGTCAGATATTGCATCTTTATGACACGTCTTATTCCATTTATTTTCAGTACTACAAGCAAACACAATTAGAAACCATGGCTAGTGAAAAGGCCGCAGCAGAGTTTCACTTGGAAAAAGAAATGAAGCATATCAAGGAAACACAG GTGGAGGCCGAAAGAAGTAGGGTTTCTCGCCGGGCATCAGCTTCCTGGGAAGAGGACGCTGAAATGAAGGCACTTGA GCCTCTTCCGTTGCATCACCGTCATATGGCTGGGGCAAGCATTCAG TTGCAGAAGGCAGCTAAACTATTAGATTCAGGAGCTGTCAGAGCCACAAGATTTCTCTGGCAGTATCCAACAGCCCGACTTATCTTGCTATTCTACCTG GTATTTGTGCATCTCTTCTTGATGTATTTGCTGCATCGCCTTCAG GCTCAAGCAGAAGATTTTTCGGCTAGAGAAGTTGCAGAGTCTATGGGACTTGGTAACACTAACTTACCATGA
- the LOC137737091 gene encoding golgin candidate 1-like isoform X2, translated as MAAWLKAAEGLFEVVDRRAKLVVSELDDQSPSQSPASNGQESQANKRKMLKTKAQKRQSMIESQKISDSAREQISTLASQADVTPEIDSDVHLNENDGTPSADPTSQTINDQQQNLDKDTTISIPLTETWAFEVDESNVKQAEASTTIADREAITSTSNDKIVNEIASDGREEHPLLSSANEVEFVDENHQVGSVDAGQDNKSRAPDFHPEIDRGRSESTPDSISNSETQSKVTDGNEELVVEKTKQLEHKSGSSPVKVQERDQIEEAQGLLKTAVSTGQSKEARLARVCAGLSSRLQEYKSENAQLEELLVSERELSKSYEARIKQLQKDLSTSQSEVTRIESNMVEALAAKNSEIEALASSMDGIKKQAALSEGSLASLQANMESMMRNRELTETRMMQALREELSSVERRADEERSAHNATKMAAMEREVELEHRALEASTALARIQRIADERTAKASELDQKLALLEVECANLNQELQDMEAKVRRGQKKSPEEANQAIQVQAWQEEVDRAHQGQRDAEGKLSSLEAEVQKMRVEMASMKRDAEHYSRQEHVELEKRYRELTDLLYYKQTQLETMASEKAAAEFHLEKEMKHIKETQVEAERSRVSRRASASWEEDAEMKALEPLPLHHRHMAGASIQLQKAAKLLDSGAVRATRFLWQYPTARLILLFYLVFVHLFLMYLLHRLQAQAEDFSAREVAESMGLGNTNLP; from the exons ATGGCTGCGTGGCTCAAAGCTGCTGAAG GTTTGTTTGAAGTTGTTGATCGAAGGGCAAAGCTGGTTGTCAGTGAGTTGGATGATCAGTCGCCTTCCCAGTCACCAG CTTCTAATGGGCAAGAATCTCAAGCTAATAAGAGGAAAATGTTGAAGACCAAG GCTCAAAAGAGGCAGTCCATGATTGAATCTCAGAAAATAAGTGATTCTGCACGTGAACAGATCAGTACGTTGGCATCACAAGCAGATGTGACACCTGAAATAGACAGTGATGTTCATTTAAATGAAAATGACGGGACACCCTCTGCAGATCCGACAAGTCAAACCATCAATGACCAGCAACAAAATCTTGACAAAGATACCACAATAAGCATTCCCTTAACAGAGACATGGGCATTTGAAGTCGATGAGAGTAATGTTAAACAAGCAGAAGCTTCAACAACTATTGCTGATAGGGAAGCTATTACATCAACTTCTAATGATAAGATTGTCAATGAGATTGCCTCAGATGGTCGTGAAGAACATCCTTTGCTGTCATCTGCCAATGAAGTTGAGTTTGTGGATGAAAACCATCAGGTTGGATCAGTTGATGCTGGCCAAGATAACAAATCTAGAGCTCCTGATTTTCATCCAGAAATTGACCGAGGGAGATCAGAATCTACCCCTGATTCCATCAGTAACAGCGAAACTCAATCGAAAGTCACTGATGGCAATGAAGAACTGGTTGTTGAGAAAACTAAGCAACTTGAGCATAAATCTGGCAGCTCTCCAGTGAAAGTACAGGAACGGGATCAAATTGAGGAG GCTCAAGGATTGCTTAAAACCGCTGTATCCACTGGTCAGTCTAAAGAGGCAAGGCTAGCAAGG GTTTGTGCTGGACTTTCGTCTCGACTTCAAGAAtacaaatctgaaaatgcacagCTAGAGGAACTTCTCGTGTCAGAG AGAGAGCTGAGCAAGTCATATGAGGCTCGCATAAAGCAACTACAAAAAGATTTGTCCACGTCCCAAAGTGAAGTGACAAGAATAGAGTCAAATATGGTTGAGGCCTTGGCGGCTAAGAATTCTGAAATCGAGGCCCTTGCCAGTTCCATGGATGGAATTAAGAAACAGGCTGCCTTATCTGAAGGGAGTCTGGCTTCACTGCAG GCAAACATGGAGTCTATGATGAGAAATAGGGAGCTGACAGAGACAAGGATGATGCAG GCTCTTCGAGAGGAGTTGTCTTCTGTAGAACGTAGAGCAGACGAGGAGCGTTCCGCACATAATGCTACCAAAATG GCTGCCATGGAAAGGGAAGTAGAACTGGAACACAGAGCCCTTGAGGCATCCACAGCCCTTGCAAGGATCCAG AGAATAGCAGATGAGAGGACCGCAAAGGCATCAGAGCTTGACCAGAAGTTGGCATTGCTTGAG GTTGAATGTGCCAATTTAAATCAAGAGCTGCAAGATATGGAAGCTAAAGTTCGGCGTGGGCAAAAGAAGTCACCAGAAGAGGCAAATCAAGCAATTCAG GTGCAGGCATGGCAGGAAGAAGTGGACCGTGCACACCAAGGTCAGAGGGATGCAGAGGGCAAGCTTTCTTCTTTGGAG GCCGAAGTCCAAAAAATGAGAGTTGAGATGGCTTCCATGAAGAGGGATGCAGAGCATTACTCGCGCCAG GAACACGTGGAGCTAGAGAAGCGCTATCGTGAACTCACTGATCTACTG TACTACAAGCAAACACAATTAGAAACCATGGCTAGTGAAAAGGCCGCAGCAGAGTTTCACTTGGAAAAAGAAATGAAGCATATCAAGGAAACACAG GTGGAGGCCGAAAGAAGTAGGGTTTCTCGCCGGGCATCAGCTTCCTGGGAAGAGGACGCTGAAATGAAGGCACTTGA GCCTCTTCCGTTGCATCACCGTCATATGGCTGGGGCAAGCATTCAG TTGCAGAAGGCAGCTAAACTATTAGATTCAGGAGCTGTCAGAGCCACAAGATTTCTCTGGCAGTATCCAACAGCCCGACTTATCTTGCTATTCTACCTG GTATTTGTGCATCTCTTCTTGATGTATTTGCTGCATCGCCTTCAG GCTCAAGCAGAAGATTTTTCGGCTAGAGAAGTTGCAGAGTCTATGGGACTTGGTAACACTAACTTACCATGA